One window of Klebsiella quasivariicola genomic DNA carries:
- a CDS encoding YniB family protein, giving the protein MTYQQAGRIAVIKRILGWVIFIPAVLSTLISVLKFMYEHSEKKPGIDAVMMDFAHVMIEMMRFNTPFLNFFWYNSPLPDFHHSLNIGFWIIFILVFVGMALQASGARMARQAKFLREGIEDQLILEQAKGVDGLTREQLAERIVVPRHTILVQYFPLYVLPVIVIVIGYFFFSLLGFL; this is encoded by the coding sequence ATGACGTACCAACAAGCTGGACGCATAGCGGTTATTAAACGCATTTTAGGATGGGTTATCTTTATTCCCGCCGTGCTGTCGACGCTGATTTCTGTGCTCAAATTTATGTATGAGCACAGTGAAAAGAAACCCGGCATTGATGCGGTAATGATGGATTTTGCGCACGTGATGATTGAGATGATGCGCTTTAACACGCCGTTCCTGAACTTTTTCTGGTACAACTCACCGCTGCCGGATTTTCACCATAGCCTGAACATCGGCTTCTGGATCATCTTCATTCTGGTGTTCGTCGGCATGGCCCTGCAGGCTTCCGGCGCGCGGATGGCGCGGCAGGCGAAATTTCTCCGCGAGGGGATTGAGGACCAGCTGATCCTTGAGCAGGCCAAAGGCGTAGATGGGTTAACCCGCGAGCAGCTCGCCGAACGCATTGTGGTTCCGCGCCATACTATCCTGGTGCAGTATTTCCCACTGTACGTGCTGCCGGTGATCGTGATTGTCATCGGCTACTTCTTCTTTTCGCTGCTGGGCTTTCTGTAA
- the hxpB gene encoding hexitol phosphatase HxpB, translated as MSAKRRIEAAIFDMDGLLIDSEPLWDQAEVEVMESLGVDTRRRDELPDLLGLRIDLVVDLWYAQQPWHGVDRAEATARIIRRAIELVEASRPLLPGVREAVALCKAQGLKVGLASASPLMMLEKVLDMFELRDQFAALASAEHLPWSKPHPQVYLNCAAALGVDPQRCVALEDSVNGMIASKAARMRSIVVPEAENSRDPRFVLADVKLPSLQALTAEHLLG; from the coding sequence ATGTCAGCGAAGCGCCGCATTGAGGCCGCGATATTTGATATGGACGGGTTGCTGATTGACTCGGAGCCGCTTTGGGATCAGGCGGAGGTCGAGGTCATGGAAAGTCTGGGGGTGGATACCCGTCGCCGCGATGAACTGCCCGACCTGCTCGGTCTGCGAATCGACCTGGTGGTGGATCTGTGGTACGCCCAGCAGCCATGGCACGGCGTAGACCGGGCGGAAGCCACCGCGCGCATTATCCGTCGCGCCATCGAACTGGTGGAAGCTTCCCGTCCGCTGCTGCCGGGCGTGCGCGAAGCGGTGGCGCTGTGTAAAGCGCAGGGCTTGAAGGTGGGTCTGGCCTCGGCCTCGCCGCTGATGATGCTGGAAAAAGTGCTCGATATGTTTGAACTGCGCGACCAGTTTGCTGCTCTCGCCTCTGCGGAGCATCTGCCCTGGAGCAAACCGCACCCGCAGGTGTACCTCAACTGCGCTGCCGCCCTGGGAGTTGACCCGCAGCGCTGCGTCGCGCTGGAGGACTCGGTCAACGGCATGATCGCCAGCAAAGCCGCGCGCATGCGGTCTATCGTGGTGCCGGAAGCGGAGAACAGCCGCGACCCGCGCTTTGTGCTGGCGGACGTCAAGCTCCCGTCACTGCAGGCACTCACTGCTGAGCACTTGCTCGGCTAA
- the kduD gene encoding 2-dehydro-3-deoxy-D-gluconate 5-dehydrogenase KduD, producing the protein MILNAFDLTGKVAIVTGCDTGLGQGMTLGLAQAGCDIVGINRKIPHDTAEQVQALGRRFHAIQADLSHQSDMTALVDQAVAAMGRVDILVNNAGTIRRHDALNFPESDWDAVIDLNLKAVFFLSQAVARQFIHQGDGGKIINIASVLSFQGGIRVPSYTASKSGLLGLTRLLANEWASQGINVNAIAPGYMATNNTQPLREDEERNQAILERIPAGRWGVPGDLQGPVVFLASSAANYVNGYTLAVDGGWLAR; encoded by the coding sequence ATGATACTGAACGCCTTCGACCTGACGGGTAAGGTCGCCATCGTGACCGGTTGCGATACCGGCCTGGGACAGGGAATGACGCTGGGCCTGGCGCAGGCCGGGTGCGATATCGTCGGCATTAACCGCAAGATCCCCCATGATACAGCCGAACAGGTTCAGGCGCTGGGACGTCGGTTTCATGCCATACAGGCGGATCTCAGCCATCAGAGTGATATGACTGCCCTGGTTGACCAGGCCGTGGCGGCGATGGGCCGGGTCGATATTCTGGTCAACAACGCGGGTACTATTCGTCGCCATGATGCCCTGAATTTCCCGGAAAGCGACTGGGATGCGGTGATTGACCTGAATCTTAAAGCCGTGTTTTTCCTTAGCCAGGCGGTTGCCAGACAGTTTATTCATCAGGGCGACGGCGGGAAAATCATCAACATTGCCTCGGTGCTCTCGTTTCAGGGCGGTATTCGCGTGCCCTCCTACACCGCCTCGAAAAGCGGCCTGCTCGGCCTCACCCGTCTGTTGGCCAATGAATGGGCCAGCCAGGGTATCAACGTCAACGCCATTGCTCCCGGCTATATGGCGACCAATAACACTCAGCCGCTGCGCGAAGACGAAGAGCGTAACCAGGCGATCCTCGAACGCATTCCCGCCGGGCGCTGGGGTGTGCCGGGCGATCTGCAGGGACCGGTGGTGTTTCTCGCCTCGTCTGCCGCTAACTATGTTAACGGCTACACGCTGGCCGTCGATGGCGGATGGCTGGCGCGCTAA